From a region of the Notolabrus celidotus isolate fNotCel1 chromosome 14, fNotCel1.pri, whole genome shotgun sequence genome:
- the LOC117825644 gene encoding thymus-specific serine protease-like — protein sequence MVTLQTLTQVCPKVFGISQHSLPGRIAFTNTYFGGDNASTKRVLYVNGGVDPWRELSVLHDRSEGGEEVQSIFIKDTAHCADMMSSRVSDRRSLRTAREEIKKHVSSWLKTAAQEQVGKKGV from the exons ATGGTGACTCTGCAGACTCTGACTCAAGTCTGTCCCAAAGTGTTTGGCATTTCCCAGCATTCCCTGCCCGGACGTATTGCCTTCACTAACACTTACTTTGGAGGAGACAACGCCTCCACAAAGCGGGTCCTGTATGTCAACG GTGGAGTTGACCCATGGAGGGAGCTGTCAGTGCTCCATGACAGGtctgagggaggagaagaagtcCAAAGCATTTTCATTAAGGACACAGCTCACTGTGCTGACATGATGAGTAGCAGAGTCTCAGACCGCCGTTCACTCAGGACAGCCAGAGAG gagatTAAGAAGCATGTGTCCAGCTGGCTGAAGACGGCTGCTCAGGAGCAGGTGGGGAAAAAAGGAGTCTGA
- the LOC117825645 gene encoding thymus-specific serine protease-like: MLDFSAYSNAVGSSLTNEAVGGSEKCLTAVRRAFAAVEAALMSGNASQAAKDFSCCQVPEDPNDKIELLQSLAGIFMGPVQYNEEGVLMTINEICGVMTNHSKANHEAMEPYNRLVTLAQIYRSTTEEPCLHISYEESLKDLMDTSLRSGRRGAERAWTYQTCTEFGFCTTNTQMNTQQQTYNTHYYHVFDLMLFHSVFRSDL; the protein is encoded by the exons ATGTTGGACTTCTCTGCCTACAGCAAT gctGTCGGCTCGAGTCTGACAAATGAAGCAGTTGGCGGCTCAGAGAAG TGTCTGACGGCGGTGCGGAGAGCCTTTGCTGCTGTGGAAGCTGCTCTGATGTCTGGTAATGCCAGCCAAGCGGCCAAAGACTTCAGCTGCTGTCAGGTCCCCGAGGATCCAAACGATAAG ATTGAGCTGTTGCAAAGCCTTGCTGGCATCTTCATGGGACCAGTGCAGTACAATGAAGAAGGGGTGCTCATGACAATAAACGAGATCTGTGGTGTTATGACCAATCACAGCAAGGCAAACCACGAAGCGATGGAGCCTTACAACCGCCTTGTTACTCTTGCACAG atctACCGTTCAACCACTGAGGAACCATGTCTGCACATCTCCTATGAGGAATCTTTGAAGGACCTGATGGACACATCTCTTCGTTCAGGGAGgcgaggagcagagagagcgtGGACCTACCAGACCTGCACTGAGTTTGGCTTCTgtaccacaaacacacaaatgaacacacagCAACAAACCTATAATACACATTATTATCATGTCTTTGACCTGATGCTGTTTCATTCTGTGTTCAGATCAGACTTGTGA
- the LOC117825648 gene encoding thymus-specific serine protease-like has product MVFSLTHCLILLLLFSFVDAGRTLWKIKERVRQLQLQKAKQQLLTLTARGHQPLKHVKEGRFHQQLDHFNGQDHRTFPQRFFVNEAFWQHPDGPVFLYIGGEGPIFEFDVLAGHHVNMAEEHGALLLALEHRFYGDSINPDGLKTENLAHLSSQQALVDLAVFHQFISQSFNLSHRNTWISFGGSYSGALSAWFRGKVEDKMETLRTQGSIQNYRKL; this is encoded by the exons ATggttttctctctcacacactgtcTCATCCTGCTGCTTCTCTTCAGCTTTGTTGATGCTG GACGGACTCTGTGGAAAATCAAGGAGCGTGTGCGTCAGCTCCAGCTGCAGAAAGCCAAGCAGCAGCTCCTGACACTCACAGCCAGAGGTCACCAGCCTCTCAAACACGTGAAGGAGGGCAGGTTTCATCAGCAGCTGGACCACTTCAACGGACAAGACCATCGCACCTTTCCACAG AGGTTCTTTGTGAACGAGGCGTTCTGGCAGCATCCTGATGGTCCAGTGTTCCTCTATATCGGAGGAGAAGGGCCCATCTTTGAGTTTGACGTTCTGGCAG GTCACCATGTCAACATGGCTGAGGAACACGGAGCTCTGCTTTTGGCTCTGGAGCATCGGTTCTATGGCGACAGCATCAATCCTGacggcctcaaaacagagaaTCTGGCACACCTGAGCAGCCAGCAGGC GCTGGTTGACTTGGCTGTGTTCCACCAGTTCATCAGCCAGAGTTTCAACCTGAGCCACAGGAACACCTGGATCAGCTTCGGAGGCTCGTACTCTGGAGCTCTGTCCGCCTGGTTCAGAGGAAAGGTGGAGGATAAGATGGAAACATTACGCACTCAAGGAAGCATTCAAAACTACAGAAAGCTTTAG
- the LOC117825883 gene encoding lysophosphatidic acid receptor 6-like isoform X1, with amino-acid sequence MNNTLEEEHEPRLVYAVIFACIIVLGLPLNALSLWTLIRQHSLKSPSAVYMVNLAISDLLLVISLPMRVYFYATGIWPLGDFACNLITVFFRNNIRSSIFFITFISVDRLLAVVYPLRSRHLRTSSNACKAAAAVWLLVLVMSVPESMSFLKFLNNLTESSCFEMAHVQNQNQSPDILMQLVQPMIVFGMLAVNIVCTALVSWTLNKHLNDSARVNNKALVFFGSISVTQPAAPQS; translated from the exons ATGAACAACACTCTGGAAGAAGAGCATGAGCCAAGGCTGGTTTATGCTGTGATCTTTGCCTGTATCATTGTGCTGGGTCTGCCTCTGAATGCTCTGTCACTCTGGACTCTGATTCGTCAACACAGCCTGAAATCTCCAAGTGCGGTCTACATGGTCAACCTGGCGATCTCAGACCTACTGCTGGTCATCTCTTTACCAATGAGGGTCTACTTTTACGCCACAGGCATCTGGCCACTGGGTGATTTTGCATGCAACTTGATCACAGTGTTCTTTCGTAACAACATCCGCTCCAGCATTTtcttcatcaccttcatcagcGTGGACCGGCTGCTGGCTGTGGTTTATCCTCTGAGGTCACGCCACCTTCGCACCTCGTCTAACGCCTGtaaagctgctgcagctgtttggctgcttGTGTTGGTGATGAGCGTCCCAGAGagtatgtcctttttaaagtttttgaatAACCTCACTGAATCGTCCTGCTTTGAAATGGCTcatgttcagaatcagaatcagagtcCTGATATCTTAATGCAGCTTGTTCAGCCTATGATAGTGTTCGGCATGCTGGCAGTCAACATTGTGTGCACTGCTCTGGTGTCTTGGACTCTCAACAAACATCTGAATGACTCTGCAAGGGTCAACAACAAG GCGCTGGTCTTCTTTGGGAGCATCTCTGTCACACAGCCAGCAGCTCCACAGTCCTAA
- the LOC117825883 gene encoding lysophosphatidic acid receptor 5-like isoform X2 produces the protein MNNTLEEEHEPRLVYAVIFACIIVLGLPLNALSLWTLIRQHSLKSPSAVYMVNLAISDLLLVISLPMRVYFYATGIWPLGDFACNLITVFFRNNIRSSIFFITFISVDRLLAVVYPLRSRHLRTSSNACKAAAAVWLLVLVMSVPESAGLLWEHLCHTASSSTVLIHTRWTIVDTSFQQTEGIEMTLCEDLK, from the exons ATGAACAACACTCTGGAAGAAGAGCATGAGCCAAGGCTGGTTTATGCTGTGATCTTTGCCTGTATCATTGTGCTGGGTCTGCCTCTGAATGCTCTGTCACTCTGGACTCTGATTCGTCAACACAGCCTGAAATCTCCAAGTGCGGTCTACATGGTCAACCTGGCGATCTCAGACCTACTGCTGGTCATCTCTTTACCAATGAGGGTCTACTTTTACGCCACAGGCATCTGGCCACTGGGTGATTTTGCATGCAACTTGATCACAGTGTTCTTTCGTAACAACATCCGCTCCAGCATTTtcttcatcaccttcatcagcGTGGACCGGCTGCTGGCTGTGGTTTATCCTCTGAGGTCACGCCACCTTCGCACCTCGTCTAACGCCTGtaaagctgctgcagctgtttggctgcttGTGTTGGTGATGAGCGTCCCAGAGa GCGCTGGTCTTCTTTGGGAGCATCTCTGTCACACAGCCAGCAGCTCCACAGTCCTAATCCACACCAGATGGACCATCGTTGATACGAGCTTTCAGCAGACTGAGGGGATCGAGATGACCTTATGTGAAGATTTGAAATGA
- the itm2ca gene encoding integral membrane protein 2Ca yields the protein MVKISFQAVAGQKVEKENDGDKTEILIPHPLDEDELVLPLRPKKSPLNGLCCLTFGLVVFMAGLVLASIYVYRYYFIPHIPEENLFHCRVLYEDSAYAPLRGRQEIEENVGIYLADNYEKITVPVPHFGGSDPADIIHDFHRGLTAYHDIALDKCYVIELNTTIVMPPRNLWELLINVKKGTYLPQTYIIHEEMVVTGRVHNMRQLGPFIYRLCNGKDTYRLSRRVTRRRIDKREAKDCHHIRHFENTFVVETVICDEA from the exons ATGGTGAAGATCAGCTTCCAGGCTGTCGCGGGACAGAAAGTGGAGAAGGAGAATGATGGCGATAAGACTGAAATCCTCATCCCTCATCCTCTG GATGAGGACGAGCTGGTCCTTCCACTGCGGCCCAAAAAGAGCCCCCTCAACGGGCTGTGCTGCCTGACGTTCGGCCTGGTTGTGTTCATGGCCGGTCTGGTCCTTGCCTCCATTTACGTCTACCGTTACTACTTTATACCTCAT atccCAGAGGAGAACCTGTTCCACTGCAGGGTGCTGTACGAAGACTCTGCGTACGCTCCGTTGCGTGGGCGTCAGGAGATCGAGGAAAATGTTGGCATCTACTTGGCCGACAACTACGAGAAGATCACCGTGCCTGTGCCTCACTTCGGAGGCAGTGACCCCGCTGATATAATCCATGACTTCCACAGA GGATTGACCGCCTACCATGACATAGCTCTGGACAAATGCTACGTGATAGAGCTCAACACCACCATCGTGATGCCGCCACGCAACCTCTGGGAGCTTCTAATCAACGTCAAG AAGGGAACATACTTGCCTCAGACCTACATCATCCACGAGGAGATGGTGGTGACTGGGAGAGTGCACAACATGCGTCAGCTGGGACCGTTTATCTACCGCCTGTGCAACGGAAAGGACACGTACCGCCTAAGCCGGCGTGTCACCCGCAGAC GCATCGACAAGCGCGAGGCGAAGGACTGCCACCACATCCGTCACTTCGAGAACACATTTGTGGTGGAGACGGTTATCTGCGATGAAGCGTAA